The proteins below are encoded in one region of Thermodesulfobacteriota bacterium:
- a CDS encoding NifU family protein has translation MKEKVEEVLNQIRPSLQADGGDIQLVDVTDGVVKVVLTGACGSCPMSQMTLKMGVEKALKEKIPGIKQVIAM, from the coding sequence GTGAAGGAAAAAGTTGAAGAAGTATTGAACCAGATAAGACCTTCCTTGCAGGCAGACGGAGGAGATATTCAGTTAGTAGACGTTACTGATGGGGTAGTAAAGGTAGTTTTAACAGGAGCCTGTGGTTCATGTCCAATGTCTCAAATGACATTGAAAATGGGGGTAGAAAAGGCATTAAAAGAGAAAATTCCAGGAATCAAACAGGTTATTGCAATGTAA
- a CDS encoding thioredoxin domain-containing protein, which produces MDRTERNMGLGFNLLAHEKSPYLLQHAKNPVNWYPWSAEAFQKAKQEDKPIFLSIGYATCHWCHVMAHESFEDNEVARVLNQWYIAIKVDREERPDIDQIYMSACQSLTGKGGWPLSIFMTPECKPFFAGTYFPKSRRLGMPGFTDVLTQIAALWEKDRERILKVSEEITNAIQPRKDLVSKCHALGIDTLQKGYEQLAGSFDSSWGGFGEAPKFPSPHQLTFLLRWHKRSSDSEALTMVEKTLDAMRHGGIFDQIGYGFHRYSVDEKWLVPHFEKMLYDQALLAMAYIEAYQVTKDYHYSAVASEILTYVLRDMTAPEGGFYSAEDADSEGKEGLFYLWTPQEVKDHLRNELGDLFCRFYDINPAGNFEDGLNIPHIPITPEIFAEQNGMDLAELETLLEEARQCLFLVRKKRAHPLKDDKILTSWNGLMIATLARGYRILGNELHINAAKHAASFILEKLRRPDGQLFRRYRQGDVAYPGYLDDYAAMVWGLIELYEAIFDASYLEEAISINQAMIDLFWDKKTGGFYFTGKKNEALIVQSKEIYDGALPSGNSVAALNLMRLARMTGNADLEKKADELTRAFSRSIATYPVGYSQFLNALDFMVGPSLEVVIAGDPALEATRAMLELLNKTFLPNKVLLLQPGGEGDRVLSTLAPFVEELHPINHLPTAYLCEQYICKTPITDIENLKLAIKLD; this is translated from the coding sequence ATGGATAGAACAGAAAGAAATATGGGCTTGGGGTTTAACCTTTTAGCTCACGAAAAGAGTCCATACCTTCTCCAACATGCCAAAAATCCTGTGAACTGGTACCCCTGGAGTGCTGAGGCTTTCCAAAAGGCGAAACAGGAAGATAAGCCTATCTTTCTCTCCATAGGGTATGCCACCTGCCACTGGTGCCACGTTATGGCACATGAATCCTTTGAGGATAATGAAGTCGCTAGGGTGCTGAACCAATGGTACATCGCCATCAAAGTAGATCGGGAAGAACGTCCTGATATTGACCAAATATACATGTCAGCGTGCCAGTCTTTAACCGGTAAGGGTGGGTGGCCGCTATCCATCTTTATGACACCTGAATGTAAACCTTTTTTTGCAGGTACCTATTTTCCCAAATCAAGACGCCTAGGAATGCCTGGTTTTACAGATGTTCTGACTCAGATAGCAGCCTTGTGGGAGAAGGATCGGGAACGCATTCTCAAGGTTAGTGAAGAGATTACCAATGCCATTCAGCCAAGGAAAGACCTGGTTTCCAAATGCCATGCCCTGGGCATTGATACCCTTCAGAAGGGTTATGAGCAACTTGCAGGGAGTTTTGATTCAAGCTGGGGAGGTTTCGGGGAGGCACCCAAATTTCCCAGTCCCCACCAACTGACTTTCCTTTTGAGATGGCATAAACGCAGCAGTGATTCAGAGGCTCTTACTATGGTGGAAAAGACCCTTGATGCCATGCGTCATGGGGGCATATTCGATCAGATTGGCTATGGTTTCCACCGCTATTCTGTTGATGAAAAGTGGTTGGTCCCTCACTTTGAAAAGATGCTTTACGATCAGGCCCTTCTGGCTATGGCTTATATTGAAGCATATCAGGTAACAAAAGATTATCACTATTCAGCAGTAGCCAGTGAGATACTCACATATGTGTTGCGTGATATGACAGCCCCTGAAGGCGGATTTTACTCGGCAGAAGATGCCGACAGTGAAGGCAAGGAGGGGTTATTCTATCTCTGGACACCCCAGGAGGTCAAGGATCATTTGAGGAATGAGCTGGGCGACCTTTTCTGCCGCTTCTACGATATCAACCCGGCAGGCAACTTTGAGGATGGCTTAAACATCCCCCACATCCCTATAACTCCTGAGATATTTGCAGAGCAAAATGGCATGGATTTAGCAGAGCTTGAAACCCTTCTGGAGGAAGCCAGGCAATGCCTCTTTCTAGTCAGAAAGAAACGGGCTCACCCTTTGAAAGATGATAAGATTCTCACATCCTGGAACGGACTCATGATTGCTACTCTTGCCAGAGGATACAGGATACTAGGGAACGAATTGCATATAAATGCCGCAAAGCACGCTGCATCCTTCATTCTGGAAAAACTCAGGAGACCCGACGGTCAACTCTTCCGACGATACAGGCAGGGTGATGTGGCGTATCCTGGATACCTGGACGACTATGCAGCTATGGTCTGGGGGCTTATCGAGTTGTATGAAGCGATCTTCGATGCCTCCTATCTGGAAGAAGCCATTTCTATAAATCAGGCGATGATTGACCTTTTCTGGGATAAAAAGACAGGGGGCTTTTACTTTACGGGAAAAAAGAACGAAGCACTGATTGTTCAGAGTAAAGAGATCTATGACGGAGCACTGCCCTCAGGAAATTCAGTAGCAGCATTAAATCTTATGCGTCTGGCCCGAATGACTGGGAATGCTGATCTGGAGAAAAAAGCCGATGAATTGACTCGGGCATTTTCCAGAAGTATTGCAACCTATCCCGTGGGCTATTCTCAGTTTTTGAACGCCCTTGACTTTATGGTTGGTCCAAGCCTTGAGGTCGTCATTGCCGGAGACCCTGCCCTTGAAGCCACAAGGGCTATGCTTGAACTACTCAACAAAACCTTTCTGCCCAACAAGGTTCTATTGCTTCAGCCTGGTGGGGAGGGGGATAGGGTACTCTCCACACTAGCTCCTTTTGTAGAGGAACTTCATCCGATAAACCATCTGCCAACGGCATACCTGTGTGAACAGTATATTTGTAAAACTCCTATAACGGACATTGAAAATCTAAAATTGGCCATTAAATTGGATTAG
- a CDS encoding DUF4177 domain-containing protein, whose product MERFEYKITKHPAGTFRELVYFCSESGKCTLEQVPSDQTEILNNILNEQGRQGWELIQLSFGKDGIMAFWKQKLKE is encoded by the coding sequence ATGGAACGGTTTGAATATAAAATCACTAAACATCCCGCAGGAACCTTCAGGGAACTGGTTTACTTTTGTTCAGAGTCTGGCAAATGCACCCTGGAACAGGTTCCCTCCGATCAAACCGAAATACTCAATAACATCTTAAACGAACAGGGCAGGCAAGGCTGGGAGCTGATACAGTTATCTTTTGGCAAAGATGGTATAATGGCATTCTGGAAACAGAAATTAAAGGAATAA
- a CDS encoding copper ion binding protein, protein MVTVKVKGMSCNHCVMSVTKALNEIEGIKNVKVDLNKGEASFDETKPVSMDTVREHIEKAGYEVG, encoded by the coding sequence ATGGTAACTGTTAAGGTAAAAGGGATGTCCTGCAATCACTGTGTTATGTCAGTAACTAAAGCCCTTAATGAAATCGAAGGTATTAAAAATGTAAAGGTCGATCTCAACAAAGGCGAGGCGAGTTTTGACGAGACAAAACCTGTTAGCATGGATACTGTCAGGGAACACATCGAAAAAGCAGGGTATGAGGTTGGATAA